In the genome of Polaribacter atrinae, one region contains:
- the dnaN gene encoding DNA polymerase III subunit beta translates to MKFIVSSSQLLKQLQVLGGVINSNNTLPILDNFLFELSENQLKVSASDLETTMSSVIDVESDSSGSIAVSARLLLDTLKTFPDQPLTFKTDGDNAIEISSDQGKYDMAYFGGDEFPKAVSLPSPSKTVVPASILGTAISKTIFAAGNDDLRPVMSGVFFQFSSQSLTFVATDAHKLVKYTRTDVTADQTAEFIMPKKPLNLLKGILGGSESDVTIEYNDANAKFTFDNVVLVCRLIDGKYPNYEAVIPKENPNKLTVDRASFLNSVRRVSIFSSKTTHQIRLKMAGTELNISAEDLDFSNKADERLSCDYQGDDMQIGFNSRFLSEMLNNLSSNEVLIEMSLPNRAGILTPIDGTDEGEQVTMLVMPVMLNS, encoded by the coding sequence ATGAAATTTATTGTATCGAGTTCGCAATTATTAAAACAGCTACAAGTTTTAGGCGGCGTTATAAATAGCAACAATACCTTACCAATTTTAGACAACTTTTTGTTTGAATTATCTGAAAATCAATTAAAAGTTTCTGCATCAGATTTAGAAACAACAATGAGCTCTGTAATAGATGTAGAAAGTGATAGTTCTGGTTCTATAGCTGTTTCTGCACGTTTATTATTAGATACTTTAAAAACGTTTCCAGATCAACCTTTAACGTTTAAAACGGATGGAGATAATGCTATTGAAATTAGTTCTGATCAAGGTAAATATGACATGGCTTATTTTGGTGGAGATGAATTTCCTAAAGCGGTTTCTTTACCATCACCAAGTAAAACAGTGGTACCTGCAAGCATTTTAGGAACAGCAATTTCTAAAACAATCTTTGCTGCCGGAAACGACGATTTACGTCCAGTAATGAGTGGAGTGTTTTTTCAGTTTAGTTCACAAAGTTTAACTTTTGTTGCAACAGACGCTCATAAATTGGTAAAATATACAAGAACAGATGTTACTGCAGATCAAACAGCAGAATTCATTATGCCAAAGAAACCTTTAAATTTATTAAAAGGTATTTTAGGTGGCTCTGAAAGTGATGTTACTATTGAATATAATGACGCTAATGCAAAATTTACATTTGATAATGTAGTTTTAGTATGTCGTTTAATTGATGGAAAATATCCTAATTACGAAGCTGTAATACCAAAAGAGAATCCAAATAAACTAACTGTAGATAGAGCTTCTTTCTTAAACTCTGTAAGACGTGTTTCTATTTTCTCTAGTAAAACAACACACCAGATTCGTTTAAAAATGGCGGGAACTGAATTAAATATTTCTGCTGAAGATTTAGATTTTTCTAACAAAGCAGACGAACGTTTAAGTTGTGATTATCAAGGAGACGATATGCAAATTGGTTTTAACTCTCGTTTTTTAAGCGAAATGTTAAACAATTTAAGTTCTAACGAAGTTTTAATTGAAATGTCTTTACCAAACAGAGCAGGTATTTTAACACCTATTGATGGAACTGACGAAGGTGAACAGGTTACAATGCTTGTAATGCCAGTAATGTTAAATAGTTAA
- the ggt gene encoding gamma-glutamyltransferase, with amino-acid sequence MKKIILLFIFSFLLINCKDVVKKEKTTGLITQKAMVVSARIEASKIGSEILKNGGNAFDAMAATDLALAVAYPFAGNLGGGGFMVYRKADGEIGALDYREKAPLAADRDMYLDNEGNVVKEKSTLGAMAVGVPGTLAGIFTAHKKFGTMPMSEILKPVIALAKRGVVVTKKQEDRIKNYQALFLKANKDSIPLSKKWKENDTIKYPALAETLIRIQQNGVDEFYKGETAKKMVSFIQANGGIITLEDLAKYEARWRTPVTFKYDNLKIISMSPPSSGGVALAQIMKAIEPYDLDQFGHNSTKSIQVITEAERRAYADRSFFLGDPDFVTIPQQELISKEYATKRMADFSFEKATKSADVSHGNIEIVESDETTHYSIVDQFGNAVSVTTTLNGAYGSKLYSPELGFFFNNEMDDFSSKPGVPNMFGLIGAKANEIHPEKRMLSSMTPTIVEKNGKLFMVVGTPGGSTIITSVLQTILNVHEYKMGMQEAVNAARFHHQWLPDVVKMEPKSFDKQAISELKDLGYTIDETTSRIIGKVSAILVLPNASLEGGADKRGDDTAVGF; translated from the coding sequence ATGAAAAAAATAATTTTACTTTTTATATTTTCTTTTTTATTAATCAACTGTAAAGACGTTGTAAAAAAAGAAAAAACGACGGGTTTAATCACTCAAAAGGCAATGGTAGTTTCTGCTAGAATTGAAGCTTCTAAAATTGGCTCTGAAATTCTTAAAAATGGCGGAAATGCTTTTGATGCAATGGCTGCAACAGATTTAGCTTTGGCAGTTGCATACCCTTTTGCTGGAAACCTTGGTGGTGGTGGTTTTATGGTATACCGAAAAGCAGATGGAGAAATTGGCGCTTTAGATTATAGAGAAAAGGCACCATTAGCAGCCGACAGAGACATGTATTTAGACAATGAAGGTAACGTTGTAAAAGAAAAAAGCACTTTAGGAGCAATGGCTGTAGGAGTTCCAGGAACATTGGCAGGTATCTTTACTGCTCATAAAAAATTTGGAACAATGCCGATGTCCGAAATCTTAAAGCCTGTAATCGCTTTAGCAAAACGAGGTGTTGTTGTTACTAAAAAACAAGAAGATAGAATCAAAAATTATCAAGCCTTATTTTTAAAAGCAAATAAAGATTCCATTCCTTTAAGTAAAAAATGGAAAGAAAATGACACCATTAAATATCCTGCGTTAGCAGAAACCTTAATCCGCATTCAACAAAATGGAGTAGATGAATTTTACAAAGGGGAAACTGCTAAAAAAATGGTCAGTTTTATTCAAGCCAATGGAGGAATTATCACTTTAGAAGATTTAGCAAAATACGAAGCTAGATGGAGAACTCCTGTTACTTTTAAGTATGATAATTTAAAAATTATTTCTATGTCCCCTCCTTCTAGTGGAGGTGTTGCTTTAGCACAAATAATGAAAGCAATTGAGCCTTATGATCTAGACCAATTTGGTCATAATTCAACCAAATCTATTCAAGTTATTACAGAAGCAGAAAGACGTGCGTATGCAGACAGAAGTTTCTTTTTAGGAGATCCAGATTTTGTAACCATTCCACAACAAGAATTGATTTCTAAAGAATATGCAACAAAAAGAATGGCAGATTTTTCTTTTGAAAAAGCAACAAAATCTGCTGATGTTTCTCATGGAAATATAGAAATTGTAGAAAGTGATGAAACAACCCATTACTCTATTGTAGACCAGTTTGGAAATGCAGTTTCTGTAACCACAACTTTAAATGGCGCGTATGGTTCTAAATTATATTCACCTGAATTAGGTTTCTTCTTCAATAATGAAATGGACGATTTTAGCAGCAAACCTGGTGTGCCAAATATGTTTGGGTTAATTGGAGCAAAAGCCAATGAAATTCATCCAGAAAAAAGAATGTTGAGTTCGATGACACCAACTATTGTAGAAAAAAACGGCAAACTTTTTATGGTAGTCGGAACTCCAGGAGGTTCAACTATAATAACTTCGGTATTACAAACTATCTTAAATGTACATGAATATAAAATGGGAATGCAAGAAGCTGTAAATGCTGCGAGATTTCACCATCAATGGTTACCAGATGTAGTTAAGATGGAACCAAAAAGTTTTGATAAACAAGCCATTTCTGAATTAAAAGACCTTGGCTACACAATTGATGAAACTACTTCTAGAATTATTGGTAAAGTTTCTGCAATTTTAGTTTTACCTAATGCTAGTTTAGAAGGTGGAGCAGACAAACGTGGAGATGATACAGCTGTAGGATTTTAA
- a CDS encoding VOC family protein: MQVQPFHLAIPVQNLEKCRTFYRDILNCEEGRSTEQWVDFNFFGHQLVIEYQPTEAVTNPVDGHDVPVPHFGVVLTWEDWHSLADRLKTANTKFEIAPCIRFKGKVGEQATMFFKDPENNALEFKAFQDMNQLFAK; the protein is encoded by the coding sequence ATGCAAGTACAACCATTTCACTTAGCGATTCCAGTACAAAACTTAGAAAAATGCAGAACCTTTTACAGAGATATTTTAAACTGTGAAGAAGGTAGAAGTACAGAACAATGGGTAGATTTTAATTTCTTCGGACATCAATTGGTAATTGAATATCAACCAACAGAAGCGGTTACAAACCCTGTTGATGGTCATGATGTTCCGGTTCCGCATTTTGGAGTTGTTTTAACTTGGGAAGATTGGCATTCTTTAGCGGATCGATTAAAAACTGCCAACACAAAATTTGAAATTGCTCCTTGTATTCGTTTTAAAGGAAAAGTAGGTGAACAAGCAACCATGTTTTTTAAAGATCCAGAAAATAATGCTTTAGAGTTTAAAGCTTTTCAAGATATGAATCAATTATTTGCTAAATAA
- a CDS encoding RluA family pseudouridine synthase — MQLQETHIVPKLEKPIRFQEYSVGIFNTIPTKSGIKKAIKKGLVFIDKTLATTSKYISGGEKITLFESENSSTFERLELAIEVLFEDDYLAIIYKPAGILVSGNKFVTIANGLAQNLKKSTLADAVKPQPIHRLDHPTSGLLLVGKTSAAITELGRLFKDKEIQKTYFAISIGKMSSDGIINLPIDEKKSQTTFEVLDSVISDRFEFLNLVKLQPKTGRKHQLRKHLLAIENPILGDKEYFLDGKILNGKGLYLHAATLEFKHPFTKTQIFISKELPKKFKKIFPQF, encoded by the coding sequence ATGCAATTACAAGAAACTCATATTGTTCCTAAACTAGAAAAACCAATTCGTTTTCAAGAATATAGCGTTGGAATTTTTAACACAATTCCCACAAAATCTGGTATTAAAAAAGCCATTAAAAAAGGACTTGTTTTTATTGATAAAACATTAGCCACCACATCCAAATACATTTCTGGAGGTGAGAAAATAACACTTTTTGAGTCTGAAAACTCATCTACTTTTGAAAGATTAGAACTAGCTATTGAAGTTTTATTTGAAGATGATTATTTAGCCATTATTTACAAACCCGCAGGCATTTTAGTTAGTGGAAATAAGTTTGTGACCATTGCAAATGGCTTGGCACAAAACCTTAAAAAAAGTACTTTAGCTGATGCTGTAAAACCACAACCAATTCATAGGCTAGATCATCCCACAAGTGGACTTTTATTAGTAGGAAAAACAAGTGCTGCAATTACAGAATTAGGAAGATTATTTAAAGATAAAGAAATTCAGAAGACCTATTTTGCTATTTCTATTGGAAAAATGAGTTCAGACGGAATTATAAACCTTCCTATCGATGAAAAGAAATCTCAAACAACATTTGAAGTTTTAGATTCTGTAATTTCAGACCGTTTTGAGTTTTTAAACTTGGTAAAATTACAACCAAAAACAGGAAGAAAACATCAATTAAGAAAGCATTTATTAGCCATTGAAAATCCTATTTTAGGTGATAAAGAGTATTTTTTAGACGGTAAAATTCTTAACGGAAAAGGACTGTATTTACACGCAGCAACTTTAGAATTTAAACATCCGTTTACAAAAACACAAATTTTTATATCAAAAGAACTTCCAAAGAAATTCAAAAAAATATTTCCTCAATTTTAA
- a CDS encoding ACP phosphodiesterase, whose protein sequence is MNFLAHLYLSQDNTNIMIGNFIADHIRGNNYGGFSKEIQQGIFLHREIDTFTDAHEIVRKSKRRLHERYRHYDGVIIDIFYDYFLAKNWSDYSNIPLEVYTNNVYELFSKIAADLPVKSQNFIKYMIEYNILFNYQYKDGIEKVLNGMNARTKGKSQMNLAIEDLHLLEDELQEDFTLFFKELIEHTNQKFKELTSDTDTNENE, encoded by the coding sequence ATGAATTTCTTAGCCCATTTATATTTATCACAAGACAACACCAATATAATGATTGGTAATTTTATTGCCGACCATATTAGAGGCAATAATTACGGAGGCTTTTCTAAAGAAATTCAGCAAGGAATTTTCTTACACAGAGAAATAGATACGTTTACAGATGCTCATGAAATTGTACGAAAAAGTAAACGTCGTTTGCACGAACGCTACAGACATTACGATGGCGTAATTATCGATATTTTTTATGATTACTTCTTGGCTAAGAACTGGTCTGATTATTCTAACATTCCTTTAGAGGTTTACACCAATAACGTGTATGAGTTATTTAGTAAAATAGCTGCTGATTTACCTGTGAAATCTCAAAATTTCATTAAATACATGATAGAATATAACATTCTATTCAATTATCAATATAAAGACGGAATTGAAAAAGTACTAAATGGAATGAATGCTAGAACAAAAGGGAAATCTCAAATGAATTTAGCCATTGAAGATTTACACCTGTTAGAAGATGAACTTCAAGAAGATTTCACGTTGTTTTTTAAAGAGTTAATCGAGCATACAAATCAAAAGTTTAAAGAATTAACTAGCGATACAGACACTAATGAAAATGAATAG